The Megalobrama amblycephala isolate DHTTF-2021 linkage group LG20, ASM1881202v1, whole genome shotgun sequence genome includes a window with the following:
- the LOC125255830 gene encoding uncharacterized protein LOC125255830, whose amino-acid sequence MIMDTLKAALQKNEAESSEIIHINLPLETAHQHHKISAESAYTRNIHPLVKKKIQEYVSLGITSVPFLKKVLRQFVNTELSASDCVLPKSHDQCYFPSSHTIQNHVHLPLVAGRYSGLDQLNLEEKLKKWKDDDPSAHFYFRKCSEAQIMDNKVSQDVDCVKSEEEESIQNTFLFVHQSQEQQRLLKRYGDMVLLDATYRTTKYALPLFLVVVRTNVGYKPVAEFICENESTMAISEALSLIKKWNDAWNPKYFMTDYCEQEYQALQLVFPHAQKYLCSFHREQAWIRWTREKVVQRILPSWI is encoded by the coding sequence ATGATTATGGACACTCtgaaagcagctctacagaaaaaTGAAGCAGAGTCATCTGAAATTATTCACATCAACTTGCCACTTGAGACAGCTCACCAACACCACAAGATTTCGGCAGAAAGTGCATACACAAGAAATATCCACCCTCTTGTGAAGAAGAAAATTCAAGAGTATGTGTCATTAGGCATTACTTCTGTGCCTTTCCTTAAAAAAGTGCTTCGGCAATTTGTGAACACTGAACTCTCCGCTTCCGATTGTGTCCTcccaaagtcacatgatcagTGCTACTTTCCATCTAGCCATACTATTCAAAATCATGTGCATTTGCCTTTAGTAGCAGGAAGGTACTCTGGTCTTGATCAGCTTAATTTGGAAGAAAAGCTCAAGAAATGGAAAGATGACGACCCTAgtgcacatttttatttcagaaaaTGCTCAGAAGCCCAAATCATGGACAATAAAGTATCGCAAGATGTTGATTGTGTGAAAAGTGAAGAAGAGGAGTCCATtcagaacacatttttatttgtgcATCAGTCCCAAGAACAGCAGAGACTTCTGAAACGGTATGGAGACATGGTTCTCCTGGACGCCACATACCGAACGACAAAATATGCCTTGCCACTTTTTCTAGTTGTTGTCAGGACAAATGTTGGCTACAAACCTGTTGCAGAGTTCATCTGTGAAAATGAATCCACCATGGCGATCTCTGAGGCCTtgtctttaataaaaaaatggaatgaTGCCTGGAATCCAAAATATTTCATGACTGATTATTGTGAACAAGAATACCAGGCACTTCAATTGGTTTTCCCACATGCTCAAAAATACCTGTGTTCTTTCCATCGAGAGCAAGCCTGGATTCGCTGGACAAGAGAAA
- the LOC125256009 gene encoding histidine-rich protein PFHRP-II-like, which produces MDDLHMREASRLRHQASTLRHQASRLRHQTSNLRHQASNLRHHASNLRHQASRLRHQASRLRHQASNLRHQASRLRHQASNLRHQASTLRHQASNLRHQASNLRHQASNLRHQASTLRHQASNLRHQASTLRHQASTLRHQASNLRHQASRLRHQASNLRHHASNLRHQASRLRHQASNLRHHASNLRHQASRLRHQASRLRHQASRLRHQASNLRHQASNLRHQASNLRHQASTLRHQASNLRHQASTLRHKASTLRHQASTLRHQASKLRHQASNLRHQASRLRHQAFRLRHHASRLRHQASRLRHQASNLRHHASNLRHQASRLRHQASNLRHHASNLRHQASRLRHQASNLRHQASRLRHHALKCTYNI; this is translated from the exons ATGGATGACTTGCATATGCGTGAAG CATCTAGACTGAGACACCAAGCATCTACCCTGAGACACCAAGCATCTAGACTGAGACACCAAACATCTAACCTGAGACACCAAGCATCTAACCTGAGACACCACGCATCTAACCTGAGACACCAAGCATCTAGACTGAGACACCAAGCATCTAGACTGAGACACCAAGCATCTAACCTGAGACACCAAGCATCTAGACTGAGACACCAAGCATCTAACCTGAGACACCAAGCATCTACCCTGAGACACCAAGCATCTAACCTGAGACACCAAGCATCTAACCTGAGACACCAAGCATCTAACCTGAGACACCAAGCATCTACCCTGAGACACCAAGCATCTAACCTGAGACACCAAGCATCTACCCTGAGACACCAAGCATCTACCCTGAGACACCAAGCATCTAACCTGAGACACCAAGCATCTAGACTGAGACACCAAGCATCTAACCTGAGACACCACGCATCTAACCTGAGACACCAAGCATCTAGACTGAGACACCAAGCATCTAACCTGAGACACCACGCATCTAACCTGAGACACCAAGCATCTAGACTGAGACACCAAGCATCTAGACTGAGACACCAAGCATCTAGACTGAGACACCAAGCATCTAACCTGAGACACCAAGCATCTAACCTGAGACACCAAGCATCTAATCTGAGACACCAAGCATCTACCCTGAGACACCAAGCATCTAACCTGAGACACCAAGCATCTACCCTGAGACACAAAGCATCTACCCTGAGACACCAAGCATCTACCCTGAGACACCAAGCATCTAAACTGAGACACCAAGCATCTAACCTGAGACACCAAGCATCTAGACTGAGACACCAAGCATTTAGACTGAGACACCACGCATCTAGACTGAGACACCAAGCATCTAGACTGAGACACCAAGCATCTAACCTGAGACACCACGCATCTAACCTGAGACACCAAGCATCTAGACTGAGACACCAAGCATCTAACCTGAGACACCACGCATCTAACCTGAGACACCAAGCATCTAGACTGAGACACCAAGCATCTAACCTGAGACACCAAGCATCTAGACTGAGACATCACGCATTGAAGTGCACATACAATATATGA